From a single Ochotona princeps isolate mOchPri1 chromosome 12, mOchPri1.hap1, whole genome shotgun sequence genomic region:
- the SLC25A15 gene encoding mitochondrial ornithine transporter 1 — protein sequence MKSNPALQAAIDLTAGAAGGTACVLTGQPFDTMKVKMQTFPDLYRGLSDCCLKTYTQVGFRGFYRGTSPALIANIAENSVLFMCYGFCQQVVRRVVGLDKQAKLSDMQNAAAGSFASAFAALVLCPTELVKCRLQAMYEMQTSGKVASSQNTVWSVVKSILRKDGPLGFYHGLSSTLLREVPGYFFFFGGYELSRSFFASGTSKDELGPVPLMLSGGVGGICLWLVVYPVDCIKSRIQVLSMSGKQAGFIGTFISIVKSEGIAALYSGLKPTMIRAFPANGALFLAYEYSRKLMMSQLEAY from the exons ATGAAGTCCAATCCTGCCCTCCAGGCTGCCATCGACCtcacagctggggctgcag GGGGCACGGCCTGTGTTTTGACCGGTCAGCCTTTTGACACGATGAAAGTCAAGATGCAGACATTCCCCGACCTGTACCGGGGCCTCTCCGACTGCTGCCTGAAGACCTACACCCAGGTGGGCTTCCGCGGCTTCTACAGGGGCACCAGCCCGGCACTGATCGCCAACATCGCCGAGAACTCTGTGCTCTTCATGTGCTACGGCTTCTGCCAGCAGGTGGTGCGCAGAGTGGTGGGGCTGGACAAGCAAGCCAAGCTGAG TGATATGCAGAACGCGGCCGCCGGCTCCTTCGCCTCAGCCTTTGCAGCACTGGTGCTCTGCCCCACCGAGCTGGTGAAGTGTCGCCTCCAGGCCATGTATGAGATGCAAACATCGGGAAAAGTTGCCAGCAGCCAAAA tACAGTCTGGTCTGTTGTGAAGAGCATTCTGAGAAAGGATGGCCCTTTGGGCTTCTACCATGGCCTCTCCAGCACTTTACTTCGAGAAGTACCAGGCTACTTCTTCTTCTTTGGCGGCTATGAACTGAGCCGGTCGTTTTTTGCATCAGGGACATCAAAAGATGAACTAG GTCCTGTCCCTCTGATGTTAAGTGGTGGAGTAGGTGGCATTTGCCTCTGGCTTGTGGTGTACCCAGTGGACTGCATCAAATCCAGAATTCAAGTTCTTTCAATGTCTGGAAAGCAGGCGGGATTTATAGGGACTTTCATAAGTATTGTGAAGAGCGAAG GAATAGCAGCCTTATATTCTGGACTGAAACCTACTATGATTCGGGCGTTCCCTGCCAATGGGGCACTGTTTTTGGCCTACGAgtacagcaggaagctgatgaTGAGCCAGTTGGAAGCGTACTGA